A DNA window from Ornithinimicrobium humiphilum contains the following coding sequences:
- a CDS encoding iron chaperone, with translation MAETTTLSAAEKKAIKERAAELKASQKKDKLEQAVMAKIAEMPEDEQVLARKVHEIVKEEAPHLTAKTWYGMPAYANEAGKIVVFFQGASKFDARYSTIGFDEAANLDEGTMWPTGWAVTRLGDAEEKKLRELVRRAVATD, from the coding sequence ATGGCAGAGACCACCACCCTGTCCGCGGCCGAGAAGAAGGCCATCAAGGAGCGAGCGGCCGAGCTCAAGGCGAGCCAGAAGAAGGACAAGCTCGAGCAGGCGGTGATGGCCAAGATCGCCGAGATGCCCGAGGACGAGCAGGTTCTCGCCCGCAAGGTCCACGAGATCGTCAAGGAGGAGGCGCCGCACCTGACGGCGAAGACGTGGTACGGCATGCCCGCCTACGCGAACGAGGCCGGCAAGATCGTCGTGTTCTTCCAGGGCGCCTCGAAGTTCGACGCGCGCTACTCCACGATCGGCTTCGACGAGGCGGCCAACCTGGACGAGGGCACCATGTGGCCCACCGGATGGGCGGTCACCCGCCTCGGCGACGCCGAGGAGAAGAAGCTCCGCGAGCTGGTGCGCCGGGCCGTCGCCACCGACTGA
- the purD gene encoding phosphoribosylamine--glycine ligase, whose protein sequence is MKVLLLGSGAREHALARSLAADPDVEKLTALPGNPGIAAVARCLPGDPADPTAVTELARSLGVDLVVVGPEAPLVAGVADALAAAGIACFGPTAAAARLEGSKAFAKEVMAAAGVPTAAAHVCTDLDQVRAALDVTGAPYVVKEDGLAAGKGVVVTDDRDAALEHAAACLSGEGGQVVVEDYLDGPEVSLFCLADGSTVVPLAPAQDFKRVGDGDEGPNTGGMGAYTPLSWAPAGLVEEVVATVAQPTVEEMARRGTPFTGVLYVGLALCAEGPRVVEFNARFGDPETQSVLARLRTPLAGVLMAAAQGRLAELAPLRWSEQSSVTVVVAADGYPASPRTGDEITGLEEAEAVEGVHVLQAGTREVDGRLVSSGGRVLSVVALGDDLVAARERAYAAADRLHLAGSHARTDIALAAAEGRVHVPSRPAPDTKTPEVPVELPGHELVYTGKVRGLYAPLDPATGERDASRLLLVASDRISAYDHVLDTPIPDKGTVLTQLSLWWIDQLADVLDLPHHVVSTDVPAEVAGRAIYVRRLRMLPVECVARAFLTGGGLAEYAATRSVSGVRLPEGLSDGSRLPAPIFTPSTKAPVGEHDQPISYEQVVEIVGPRLAERLRDLTVTILQHGNEIAGQRGILIADTKVEFGVDPAQLAEALGISVEQALEGEVDWAAVDPDVVDVVLADEVLTPDSSRFWRASEWEPGRPQTSYDKQVLRDWLTSPASGWDRASDTPPPALPDEVVELTRARYVEAYENLTGQPFTVPSPSAS, encoded by the coding sequence GTGAAGGTCCTCCTGCTCGGTTCCGGTGCCCGGGAGCACGCCCTGGCCCGCTCGCTCGCCGCCGACCCCGACGTCGAGAAGCTGACGGCACTGCCCGGCAACCCCGGCATCGCCGCGGTCGCCCGCTGCCTGCCCGGCGATCCCGCCGACCCCACCGCCGTGACCGAGCTGGCCCGCTCGCTGGGCGTCGACCTCGTGGTCGTCGGCCCGGAGGCGCCCCTCGTGGCCGGTGTCGCCGACGCGCTCGCCGCGGCCGGGATCGCCTGCTTCGGCCCGACGGCCGCCGCCGCCCGGCTGGAGGGCAGCAAGGCCTTCGCCAAGGAGGTCATGGCCGCCGCCGGCGTGCCGACCGCCGCCGCCCACGTGTGCACCGACCTCGACCAGGTCCGGGCCGCCCTCGACGTCACGGGAGCCCCCTACGTCGTCAAGGAGGACGGCCTCGCCGCCGGCAAGGGCGTCGTCGTGACCGACGACCGCGACGCCGCGCTGGAGCATGCCGCTGCCTGCCTGTCCGGCGAGGGCGGGCAGGTCGTCGTCGAGGACTACCTCGACGGCCCCGAGGTCTCGCTCTTCTGCCTCGCCGACGGCAGCACCGTGGTGCCGCTCGCTCCCGCCCAGGACTTCAAGCGGGTCGGTGACGGCGACGAGGGCCCCAACACCGGCGGCATGGGCGCCTACACCCCGCTCTCCTGGGCGCCCGCGGGCCTCGTCGAGGAGGTCGTCGCGACCGTCGCCCAGCCGACCGTCGAGGAGATGGCCCGCCGCGGCACGCCCTTCACCGGCGTCCTCTACGTCGGGCTCGCGCTCTGCGCCGAGGGCCCCCGCGTGGTCGAGTTCAACGCCCGCTTCGGCGACCCCGAGACCCAGTCCGTCCTCGCCCGCCTGCGCACCCCGCTCGCGGGCGTCCTCATGGCCGCGGCCCAGGGCCGGCTGGCCGAGCTCGCGCCGCTGCGGTGGTCCGAGCAGAGCAGCGTGACGGTCGTGGTGGCCGCCGACGGCTATCCCGCCTCGCCCCGGACCGGTGACGAGATCACCGGGCTCGAGGAGGCCGAGGCCGTCGAGGGCGTGCACGTCCTCCAGGCCGGCACGCGCGAGGTCGACGGCCGGCTGGTCTCCTCGGGCGGGCGCGTGCTCAGCGTCGTGGCCCTCGGCGACGACCTCGTCGCCGCCCGCGAGCGCGCCTACGCCGCGGCGGACCGCCTCCACCTCGCCGGCTCGCACGCGCGCACCGACATCGCCCTGGCCGCCGCGGAGGGCCGTGTGCACGTGCCCTCCCGCCCGGCCCCAGACACCAAGACCCCGGAGGTACCCGTGGAGCTGCCCGGCCACGAGCTCGTCTACACCGGCAAGGTGCGGGGCCTCTACGCCCCGCTCGACCCCGCGACCGGCGAGCGCGACGCCTCGCGGCTGCTGCTCGTCGCCTCCGACCGGATCAGCGCCTACGACCACGTCCTGGACACCCCGATCCCCGACAAGGGGACGGTCCTCACCCAGCTCTCGCTGTGGTGGATCGACCAGCTCGCCGACGTCCTCGACCTCCCCCACCACGTGGTCTCCACCGACGTGCCGGCCGAGGTCGCCGGGCGCGCGATCTACGTGCGCCGGCTGCGGATGCTCCCGGTCGAGTGCGTCGCCCGTGCCTTCCTCACCGGCGGCGGCCTGGCGGAGTATGCCGCCACCCGCTCGGTCTCCGGCGTGCGCCTGCCGGAAGGCCTCAGCGACGGCTCCCGGCTGCCCGCCCCGATCTTCACCCCGAGCACCAAGGCCCCGGTCGGCGAGCACGACCAGCCGATCTCCTACGAGCAGGTCGTGGAGATCGTCGGGCCACGGCTGGCCGAGCGGCTGCGCGACCTGACGGTGACGATCCTGCAGCACGGCAACGAGATCGCCGGCCAGCGCGGCATCCTCATCGCCGACACCAAGGTAGAGTTCGGCGTCGACCCCGCCCAGCTCGCCGAGGCCCTCGGCATCTCCGTCGAGCAGGCGCTCGAGGGCGAGGTCGACTGGGCCGCGGTCGACCCGGACGTCGTCGACGTCGTCCTGGCCGACGAGGTGCTCACCCCCGACTCCTCGCGCTTCTGGCGCGCCAGCGAGTGGGAGCCCGGCCGCCCGCAGACGTCCTACGACAAGCAGGTGCTCCGCGACTGGCTGACCTCGCCCGCCAGCGGCTGGGACCGGGCCTCCGACACGCCCCCGCCAGCCCTGCCGGACGAGGTGGTGGAGCTCACCCGGGCCCGCTACGTCGAGGCCTACGAGAACCTCACCGGCCAGCCGTTCACCGTTCCCTCTCCCTCCGCCTCCTGA
- a CDS encoding helix-turn-helix transcriptional regulator, which yields MEADERTARTGRPTSWNAYGEAYEDFVSALYVNAIRLRTPTRARLLAGGEFDAEEIEVGTRELVARGLLAATDDADTWRVVPPSESMPRYAAAVERRMETTRATAMQVEALWRRAAGEAPARTLEGLELLLGPEAVAERLALLHRTATSRLWWAVDASPAARRLLEEALLDPDLLAVRDGVRRRVVLDTAMLDDEAALLHLDRSRAAGHAVGVATGMPFSILVADSTAAVVDLTALERDAEGSIAVELPAAVQAISRLLEVVWGLSTPYGRHLREAAQGEARLPLPERDQRILALLTSGASDQVIARQTGVSVRTVERRVRYLMDHLGAATRFQAGVQAARRGWL from the coding sequence GTGGAGGCTGACGAGAGGACCGCGCGCACGGGGCGCCCGACGTCCTGGAACGCCTACGGCGAGGCCTACGAGGACTTCGTCAGCGCCCTCTACGTCAACGCCATCCGGCTCCGCACGCCGACCCGGGCCCGGCTGCTCGCCGGGGGCGAGTTCGACGCCGAGGAGATCGAGGTCGGCACCCGCGAGCTGGTCGCCCGCGGCCTGCTCGCCGCGACCGACGACGCGGACACCTGGCGCGTGGTGCCCCCGAGCGAGTCGATGCCCCGCTACGCTGCAGCGGTCGAGCGGCGCATGGAGACGACCCGGGCCACCGCGATGCAGGTCGAGGCGCTCTGGCGGCGCGCGGCCGGCGAGGCGCCCGCCCGGACGCTCGAGGGCCTGGAGCTGCTGCTCGGTCCGGAGGCCGTCGCCGAACGGCTGGCCCTGCTGCACCGGACCGCGACCTCCCGCCTCTGGTGGGCCGTCGACGCGTCCCCGGCGGCCCGCCGCCTGCTCGAGGAGGCCCTGCTCGACCCGGACCTGCTCGCGGTGCGCGACGGGGTCCGCCGCCGCGTCGTCCTGGACACGGCGATGCTCGACGACGAGGCCGCCCTCCTCCACCTCGACCGGAGCAGGGCCGCCGGTCACGCGGTCGGGGTCGCGACGGGGATGCCGTTCTCGATCCTGGTCGCGGACTCGACCGCGGCGGTGGTCGACCTCACCGCCCTCGAACGGGACGCGGAGGGCTCGATCGCGGTGGAGCTCCCGGCGGCCGTCCAGGCGATCAGCCGGCTGCTCGAGGTGGTCTGGGGGCTCTCGACCCCCTACGGCCGCCACCTGCGCGAGGCGGCGCAGGGGGAGGCGCGCCTGCCGCTGCCCGAGCGCGACCAGCGCATCCTCGCCCTGCTCACCAGCGGTGCCAGCGACCAGGTCATCGCCCGTCAGACGGGGGTGTCCGTGCGCACCGTGGAACGCCGCGTCCGCTACCTCATGGACCATCTCGGCGCGGCCACCCGTTTCCAGGCCGGGGTGCAGGCCGCGCGCCGCGGCTGGCTCTGA
- a CDS encoding HelD family protein, producing the protein MSTTTNDLVEAEIAAEQEHVDRVYAELAKAAQRAELVHAEGMQRGQTDRRGTGDPREEELAGLFERDALVYSASKRRASLEHQHEGLVFGRLDLEHTGGGPAAGREIRYVGRLGVRDDDYEPLVVDWRAPAAAPFYRATPVDPQGVIRRRVLRCQGERVVGVEDDLMVADPPEDIVVVGDGALMAALTRSRGTRMRDIVATIQQHQDEAIRAPARGVTEITGGPGTGKTVVALHRAAYLLYSDRRRYEGGGVLVVGPSAAYTAYIERVLPSLGEDSVVLRSLGDVVAGMTATRLDPPATAAVKGSLRIRQLLARLSREPIPDAPTQLRVFVGGHAVRLTEEHLRRARSQVLRHHHRNTSYDAAVDALAALAWEQVQHGERAEFVDRFTDSSDVEAFVRQWWRPVDPREVLLWLADEQLVRRLGVVSADEARLLAESYQRALEDGEWTVADVALVDDLHARLGPVVDLPSEERGFYEIEELDDASQYGVAAIRLGSEGAARPAGPVLDEDGNPVAVAVEATASQRLSRDPRTRLLAGRLGGAEEYAHVLVDEAQDLSPMQWRMLGRRGRWASWTVVGDLAQASWDDLEESARAREEAFGSNVRRSFHMDTNYRNAREIFDHAAAVIQEHVPDADIPRAVRETGHLPEELTCAPEGVVEAAREAVDDLLGEVDGSVAIIAPAAWREQLSGLEALADRVLVIDPLSTKGLEYDATLVVDPDEIVAESPGGVRALYVVLTRAAHRMTVLRPVDGARA; encoded by the coding sequence GTGAGCACCACGACGAACGACCTCGTCGAGGCCGAGATCGCGGCCGAGCAGGAGCACGTCGACCGGGTCTACGCCGAGCTCGCCAAGGCGGCTCAGCGGGCGGAGCTCGTGCACGCGGAGGGTATGCAGCGCGGCCAGACCGACCGCCGCGGCACCGGCGACCCGCGCGAGGAGGAGCTCGCCGGGCTCTTCGAGCGCGACGCCCTCGTCTACTCCGCGAGCAAGCGCCGCGCCTCCCTCGAGCACCAGCACGAGGGTCTGGTCTTCGGCCGCCTCGACCTCGAGCACACGGGGGGCGGTCCGGCGGCCGGACGCGAGATCCGCTACGTCGGACGCCTCGGCGTGCGCGACGACGACTACGAGCCCCTGGTCGTGGACTGGCGCGCCCCGGCCGCGGCGCCCTTCTACCGCGCGACGCCGGTCGACCCCCAGGGCGTGATCCGCCGCCGCGTGCTGCGCTGCCAGGGCGAGCGCGTCGTCGGCGTCGAGGACGACCTCATGGTCGCCGACCCGCCGGAGGACATCGTCGTCGTCGGTGACGGTGCGCTCATGGCGGCGCTGACGCGCAGCCGCGGCACCCGCATGCGCGACATCGTCGCCACCATCCAGCAGCACCAGGACGAGGCCATCCGCGCCCCTGCCCGCGGCGTCACCGAGATCACCGGGGGTCCGGGCACGGGCAAGACGGTCGTCGCGCTCCACCGCGCCGCCTACCTGCTCTACTCCGACCGTCGCCGCTACGAGGGCGGCGGCGTCCTCGTCGTCGGTCCGTCCGCCGCCTACACGGCATACATCGAGCGCGTCCTGCCCTCGCTCGGCGAGGACAGCGTGGTGCTGCGCAGCCTGGGCGACGTCGTCGCGGGGATGACGGCCACGCGGCTCGACCCGCCGGCGACCGCCGCGGTCAAGGGGTCGTTGCGCATCCGCCAGCTGCTCGCGCGGCTGTCCCGCGAGCCGATCCCGGACGCGCCGACCCAGCTGCGCGTCTTCGTCGGCGGTCACGCGGTGCGGCTCACCGAGGAGCACCTGCGCCGCGCTCGCTCCCAGGTGCTGCGGCACCACCACCGCAACACCTCCTACGACGCCGCCGTCGACGCCCTGGCCGCGCTGGCCTGGGAGCAGGTGCAGCACGGGGAGCGCGCCGAGTTCGTCGACCGGTTCACCGACTCCAGCGACGTCGAGGCCTTCGTGCGCCAGTGGTGGCGCCCGGTCGATCCCCGCGAGGTGCTGCTGTGGCTCGCCGACGAGCAGCTGGTCCGTCGGCTCGGGGTGGTGAGCGCGGACGAGGCACGGCTGCTGGCCGAGTCCTACCAGCGCGCCCTCGAGGACGGCGAGTGGACCGTCGCCGACGTCGCGCTCGTGGACGACCTCCACGCCCGGCTCGGGCCGGTCGTCGACCTGCCGAGCGAGGAGCGCGGCTTCTACGAGATCGAGGAGCTCGACGACGCCTCGCAGTACGGCGTCGCCGCCATCCGTCTCGGCAGCGAGGGCGCCGCTCGCCCCGCCGGCCCGGTCCTGGACGAGGACGGCAACCCCGTCGCCGTGGCCGTGGAGGCGACCGCCTCCCAGCGCCTCTCCCGCGACCCGCGCACCCGGCTGCTCGCCGGGCGTCTCGGCGGCGCGGAGGAGTACGCCCACGTGCTCGTGGACGAGGCCCAGGACCTCTCGCCGATGCAGTGGCGGATGCTCGGCCGGCGCGGCCGCTGGGCGTCGTGGACCGTCGTGGGCGACCTCGCGCAGGCGTCGTGGGACGACCTGGAGGAGTCCGCCCGCGCGCGGGAGGAGGCCTTCGGCAGCAACGTGCGCCGGAGCTTCCACATGGACACCAACTACCGCAACGCCCGCGAGATCTTCGACCACGCCGCGGCCGTCATCCAGGAGCACGTGCCGGACGCGGACATCCCGCGGGCGGTCCGCGAGACCGGGCACCTGCCGGAGGAGCTCACCTGCGCCCCCGAGGGCGTCGTCGAGGCCGCCCGCGAGGCGGTCGACGACCTGCTCGGCGAGGTCGACGGGTCGGTCGCGATCATCGCGCCCGCCGCCTGGCGCGAGCAGCTCTCCGGCCTGGAGGCGCTGGCCGACCGCGTGCTGGTCATCGACCCGCTGTCCACCAAGGGTCTGGAGTACGACGCCACCCTCGTCGTGGACCCCGACGAGATCGTCGCGGAGTCGCCCGGCGGCGTCCGCGCGCTCTACGTGGTCCTCACCCGGGCGGCGCACCGGATGACCGTCCTGCGTCCTGTGGACGGGGCTCGGGCGTGA
- the purL gene encoding phosphoribosylformylglycinamidine synthase, with product MAVHDYWLTTFAGGSALSDFRARALLRRLQDVADQVTGVSARHVHWVAADAELPAGDLERLGALLTYGDPWTGPTDAGVLVVVAPRLGTISPWASKATDIVHNCGIDIHRVERVTEYTLALAPGTGLDEETWQRCARVLHDRMTETVLATREEAAVLFAEREAAPMEQVDVLGRGREALVEADAAWGLALAPDEIDYLVEAFTGLGRNPTDVELTMFAQANSEHCRHKIFNADFILDGEAQPRSLFGMIRHTEASNPQGTVVAYKDNASVIEGGRITRWLPERVDPGTPELPAGPGRWTAREEDVHVLMKVETHNHPTAISPFAGAATGAGGEIRDEGATGRGSAPKAGLTGFAVSALRLPGTDEPWEADDYGRPEHIASPLDIMLEGPIGAAAFNNEFGRPGLGGFFRVYEQTVDGVRRGYHKPIMSAGGLGSISASQTEKIRFAPGTLLVQIGGPGMRIGMGGGAASSMASGVNAAELDFDSVQRGNPEMQRRAQEVILQCAAMGEDNPVLAIHDVGAGGLSNAFPELVDDAGLGARFDLSAVPLEESGLAPKEIWSNESQERYVLALDPDALPAFAALCERERCPYAVVGVATGEPQLVLEQEEPPVQAVDMPMEVLLGKPPRMTRDATRLRRATPELDLSGLHADAVRDAAYAVLRHPTVASKRFLVTIADRTVGGLSHRDQMVGPWQVPVADVAVTLSDLVGLAGQAMSSGERMPLAAVDAPASGRMAVGEALTNLLAAPVLGLDRVKLSCNWMAAAGEPGEDAALYDTVHAVAMELCPALGVSVPVGKDSLSMRTTWADEEGTTRQVVSPVSLVVSAFASLPDVRGTWTPQLLPGSALVLVDLGAGRDRLGGSVLAQVRGEFGGTVPDLDDPQRLVVLTAALAELREHDLVTAYHDRSDGGLWAAACEMAFAGAVGVELEVGSVPALFAEELGVVLGVPLDRVDAVTEVLGRHGLGDLATTVGRTADERRVTVLVDGEPLLGEPVRELAQAWDEVSWRISALRDNPDCADEEHAAFAADGDPGLQVSPTFDPREDVAAPYVNLGARPRVAILREQGVNSHVETAFAFDRAGFETYDVHMTDLQAGRFDLADVVGLVACGGFSYGDTLGAGEGWARSVLFNERLLEGFTTFFARDDTFGLGICNGCQMFAALADLIPGADAWPRFTRNRSEQYEARLSMVEVLESPSVFFTGMAGSRLPIAVAHGEGFANFDARGDRSAVQVAARFVTTTGEVATSYPANPNGSPEGITAVTTPDGRFTALMPHPERVQRNVQMSWTSGPLDEASPWLRMFRNARVWVG from the coding sequence ATGGCCGTCCACGACTACTGGCTGACGACGTTCGCGGGCGGGTCGGCCCTCTCCGACTTCCGGGCGCGGGCGCTGCTGCGCCGCCTGCAGGACGTGGCCGACCAGGTCACCGGCGTGTCCGCGCGCCACGTGCACTGGGTGGCCGCCGACGCGGAGCTGCCGGCCGGCGACCTGGAGCGGCTCGGCGCGCTCCTCACCTACGGCGACCCGTGGACCGGGCCGACCGACGCGGGCGTGCTCGTCGTCGTCGCCCCGCGCCTGGGCACCATCTCGCCGTGGGCCAGCAAGGCGACCGACATCGTCCACAACTGCGGGATCGACATCCACCGGGTCGAGCGGGTCACCGAGTACACCCTCGCGCTGGCCCCCGGCACCGGCCTGGACGAGGAGACCTGGCAGCGCTGCGCCCGCGTGCTCCACGACCGGATGACCGAGACCGTGCTCGCCACCCGCGAGGAGGCCGCGGTGCTCTTCGCCGAGCGCGAGGCCGCGCCGATGGAGCAGGTCGACGTGCTGGGCCGCGGGCGCGAGGCGCTCGTCGAGGCCGACGCCGCCTGGGGCCTGGCCCTGGCACCGGACGAGATCGACTACCTCGTCGAGGCCTTCACCGGTCTGGGCCGCAATCCCACCGACGTCGAGCTGACGATGTTCGCGCAGGCCAACTCCGAGCACTGCCGGCACAAGATCTTCAACGCCGACTTCATCCTCGACGGCGAGGCCCAGCCGCGCTCGCTCTTCGGGATGATCCGCCACACCGAGGCCAGCAACCCGCAGGGCACGGTCGTCGCCTACAAGGACAACGCCTCCGTCATCGAGGGCGGCCGCATCACCCGCTGGCTGCCCGAGCGGGTCGACCCCGGCACCCCCGAGCTCCCGGCCGGCCCGGGCCGCTGGACCGCCCGCGAGGAGGACGTCCACGTCCTCATGAAGGTGGAGACCCACAACCACCCGACGGCGATCTCCCCGTTCGCGGGGGCGGCCACCGGCGCGGGCGGCGAGATCCGCGACGAGGGCGCGACCGGCCGCGGCAGCGCGCCCAAGGCCGGCCTGACGGGCTTCGCGGTGTCGGCGCTGCGGCTGCCCGGCACGGACGAGCCGTGGGAGGCCGACGACTACGGCCGGCCCGAGCACATCGCCAGCCCGCTCGACATCATGCTCGAGGGCCCGATCGGAGCCGCCGCCTTCAACAACGAGTTCGGCCGCCCCGGCCTGGGCGGCTTCTTCCGGGTCTACGAGCAGACGGTCGACGGCGTCCGCCGTGGCTACCACAAGCCGATCATGAGCGCCGGCGGCCTGGGCTCGATCAGCGCCTCGCAGACCGAGAAGATCCGCTTCGCCCCGGGCACCCTGCTGGTGCAGATCGGCGGGCCGGGCATGCGCATCGGCATGGGCGGCGGCGCCGCCAGCTCGATGGCCTCCGGCGTCAACGCCGCCGAGCTCGACTTCGACTCGGTGCAGCGCGGCAACCCCGAGATGCAGCGGCGCGCGCAGGAGGTCATCCTCCAGTGCGCGGCGATGGGCGAGGACAACCCCGTGCTGGCCATCCACGACGTCGGCGCGGGTGGCCTGTCCAACGCCTTCCCCGAGCTCGTCGACGACGCCGGGCTGGGCGCCCGCTTCGACCTGTCGGCGGTGCCGCTGGAGGAGTCCGGCCTGGCGCCCAAGGAGATCTGGTCCAACGAGAGCCAGGAGCGCTACGTCCTGGCGCTCGACCCCGACGCGCTGCCGGCCTTCGCCGCGCTCTGCGAGCGGGAGCGCTGCCCCTACGCCGTGGTCGGTGTCGCGACCGGCGAGCCGCAGCTGGTGCTCGAGCAGGAGGAGCCGCCGGTGCAGGCGGTCGACATGCCGATGGAGGTCCTCCTGGGCAAGCCCCCGCGCATGACCCGCGACGCCACCCGCCTGCGCCGCGCCACCCCCGAGCTGGACCTCTCCGGCCTGCACGCCGATGCCGTGCGCGACGCGGCCTACGCCGTGCTGCGCCACCCGACGGTCGCCTCCAAGCGCTTCCTCGTCACCATCGCCGACCGCACCGTCGGCGGCCTGAGCCACCGCGACCAGATGGTCGGCCCGTGGCAGGTGCCGGTGGCCGACGTCGCCGTCACGCTCTCCGACCTCGTCGGTCTGGCCGGTCAGGCGATGTCCAGCGGGGAGCGTATGCCGCTCGCCGCCGTCGACGCGCCCGCGTCCGGGCGGATGGCGGTCGGCGAGGCGCTCACCAACCTGCTCGCGGCGCCGGTGCTCGGCCTCGACCGGGTCAAGCTGTCCTGCAACTGGATGGCCGCCGCGGGCGAGCCGGGCGAGGACGCCGCGCTCTACGACACCGTGCACGCGGTCGCGATGGAGCTGTGCCCCGCCCTGGGCGTCTCCGTCCCCGTCGGCAAGGACTCGTTGTCCATGCGCACCACCTGGGCCGACGAGGAGGGCACGACCCGGCAGGTCGTCTCCCCCGTCTCGCTCGTCGTCTCGGCCTTCGCCTCGCTGCCGGACGTGCGCGGCACCTGGACGCCGCAGCTGCTCCCCGGCTCCGCGCTCGTGCTCGTGGACCTCGGCGCCGGCCGTGACCGCCTCGGCGGCTCCGTGCTGGCGCAGGTGCGGGGCGAGTTCGGCGGCACCGTCCCGGACCTGGACGACCCGCAGCGCCTCGTCGTGCTCACGGCCGCCCTGGCCGAGCTGCGCGAGCACGACCTGGTCACGGCCTACCACGACCGCTCCGACGGCGGCCTGTGGGCGGCGGCCTGCGAGATGGCCTTCGCCGGTGCCGTGGGCGTCGAGCTCGAGGTGGGCTCGGTGCCCGCGCTCTTCGCCGAGGAGCTCGGCGTCGTCCTCGGCGTGCCGCTCGACCGGGTGGACGCCGTGACGGAGGTGCTGGGCCGGCACGGACTGGGCGACCTCGCGACGACGGTGGGCCGCACGGCCGACGAGCGCCGGGTGACCGTGCTCGTGGACGGCGAGCCGCTGCTCGGGGAGCCTGTGCGCGAGCTGGCGCAGGCGTGGGACGAGGTCTCGTGGCGCATCAGCGCGCTGCGCGACAACCCCGACTGCGCCGACGAGGAGCACGCCGCCTTCGCCGCCGACGGGGACCCCGGCCTGCAGGTCAGCCCGACCTTCGACCCGCGCGAGGACGTCGCGGCCCCCTACGTCAACCTCGGGGCCCGGCCCCGGGTGGCGATCCTGCGCGAGCAGGGGGTCAACTCCCACGTCGAGACCGCCTTCGCCTTCGACCGGGCCGGCTTCGAGACCTACGACGTGCACATGACCGACCTGCAGGCGGGCCGCTTCGACCTCGCCGACGTCGTCGGCCTCGTCGCCTGCGGCGGTTTCTCCTACGGCGACACGCTCGGGGCCGGCGAGGGCTGGGCCCGCTCGGTGCTCTTCAACGAGCGCCTGCTGGAGGGCTTCACGACCTTCTTCGCCCGTGACGACACCTTCGGCCTCGGCATCTGCAACGGGTGCCAGATGTTCGCGGCGCTGGCCGACCTCATCCCCGGGGCGGACGCGTGGCCCCGCTTCACCCGCAACCGCAGCGAGCAGTACGAGGCGCGCCTCTCGATGGTCGAGGTGCTCGAGAGCCCGTCGGTCTTCTTCACCGGCATGGCGGGCTCCCGGTTGCCGATCGCGGTGGCGCACGGCGAGGGCTTCGCCAACTTCGACGCCCGCGGCGACCGGTCCGCGGTGCAGGTGGCGGCGCGCTTCGTCACCACCACGGGCGAGGTCGCGACCAGCTATCCGGCCAACCCCAACGGCTCGCCCGAGGGCATCACCGCGGTGACGACCCCGGACGGCCGGTTCACGGCGCTCATGCCGCACCCCGAGCGGGTGCAGCGCAACGTGCAGATGTCGTGGACGTCCGGGCCGCTCGACGAGGCCAGCCCCTGGCTGCGGATGTTCCGCAACGCCAGGGTGTGGGTGGGCTGA
- a CDS encoding VOC family protein: MDITISSSFLPADDPEASLAFYRDVLGFEVRGDVGQGTMRWITVGPPNQPQTSIVLHPPAVDPGISEEERAVIAEMMAKGTYAGINLASTDLDALFEKVQASGADIMQEPMDQDWGARDFAVRDPAGNSIRIQQA; the protein is encoded by the coding sequence ATGGACATCACGATCTCCTCGAGCTTCCTGCCCGCCGACGACCCGGAGGCCTCGCTGGCGTTCTACCGCGACGTCCTCGGCTTCGAGGTCCGCGGCGACGTCGGCCAGGGCACCATGCGCTGGATCACCGTCGGCCCGCCCAACCAGCCGCAGACCTCCATCGTGCTGCACCCGCCCGCGGTCGACCCGGGGATCAGTGAGGAGGAGCGCGCGGTCATCGCCGAGATGATGGCCAAGGGCACCTACGCCGGCATCAACCTCGCGTCCACCGACCTGGACGCCCTCTTCGAGAAGGTCCAGGCCAGCGGCGCCGACATCATGCAGGAGCCGATGGACCAGGACTGGGGCGCCCGCGACTTCGCGGTCCGCGACCCCGCCGGCAACTCGATCCGCATCCAGCAGGCCTGA